The Malus sylvestris chromosome 14, drMalSylv7.2, whole genome shotgun sequence genome segment TCCTGGTCGTAGAGATCGAAGGCGTCCTTGAGCTCAGCGGCGCCGCCGTCCTTGGAGCCGGCGACCCAGAAGGCGTTGAACTCGTCGAGGCAAATGAAGCCATCGTTGTCGGTGTCGAGATCGACCATGACGCGCTTGAGCTCGTCGCCGGATACGTTGGAGCCGAGGGCCTTGAGGACGTTGCCGAGCTCGTTGACGGAGATCTTGCCATCGCCGTTGGCGTCGAAGCTTTTGAAGACCTTCTGGACCTCATCGGTGACGACGGGCTTGGGACCGGTGGAGGTTGGGGCTCCGTTGGTTGCCATGGTTGCTGGAATTTCTGGTTTTTTGGTAGTTGTGTGTTCTCAGAGCTTTCAGAATTCaagagagaaaggaggaagTCTGTTGGTTTATATAGCAAAAATATGATGGTGGTCGGGAGAAGTTGGGAGGGAAGGGATTTTTTGTAGCCACCAATAAAAATGCCGCCAAGAAATGCCGGGAAAATtatagagagaaaaagaaaggaggacaaaaattagaatttaaaaatgataaattataTTTATGGCCCTTGAATTATAGTTCGTATTCCACTTTAGAGCAAGTTCACTCTTAAaaaatagagtaaattgtagttatgatcatttaattttaactcaattagagcaatggtccatcaactaaaaattcattatcattggtccatcaactcatcaaaacgtgcagctatattccctcaactaaaaattcattatcattgatccctcaactttaattcaactggagaaattgtctcttaactttaacccaactgtagcaatggtccttccaatataacttgttttgacaaattttttgacgtagttgacgaaaatgtcCATaattacacattttgatgagtttagggaccctaattatataaatggttattccaacataacttattttgacaaaattttgatgaaatttatgaaaatgactatagctacacattttgataagttaagggaccaatggtaatgaatttttagttaagggaccattgctctaatttaattaaaattgacggaccattgctacaatttactctaaaaaataAGCTGGGCAAAGTTCATTTAATCCAtccaaatgaatagtaattgactTGATTGAACAGTTATTGGCCAAGTGCATCTCCATTCTTAAAAAATGAGTTGGTCCAAAGTCTGGTCAAttagtattaaaatattattaatttttgagtaaattgtagcaatggtccatcaactttaatcaaattggagcaatggttcttcaactaaaaatccattaccattggtccctcaacttatcaaaatgtgtagctatattccttttcatcaatttcgtcaaaattttgtcaaaataagttatattggaataaccatttatataattatggtccctcaactcatcaaactgtgtaattatggtcattttcgtcaactacgtaaaaaaatttgtcaaaacgagttatgttggaaggatcattgctacaattaggttaaagttaagggacaatttctccagttgaattaaagttaagggactaatggtaatgaatttttagttgatagaCCATAGCtgtacgttttgatgagttgagggagcaatggtaatggatttttagttgagagatcattgctccaattgagttaaagttaaaggactatggctacaatttactcttaatttttttataaaaaaattatttttaatttcggatagaaTTTGTAACCAATCTTATCACCTCACATGTCATTTTCCGAAAGTACAATTTTTGCATAAGATGATtaggtatttatatatatataatatcgtttAATTTTTGTCgatatttttaaacatttttttataatttttattaagttaattaatttggaCCGTTCGATTTCAAAAAGGTTGAAATTCAACAGCCCAAAAGTGGACACGTGGCCCACGGTAAGATTTTGacattttgttttaagttttgaatgagAGCCCACGCGTGCAAGTATCACACACGCTAGCCGCAAAAAAATAATCAATCGTAGCTGACGTCAGCATGATGTTAGATAGGTCGGTTCCTCACTTATCCCATTCTGGGCCGGCCTAGGGACTAGGGTGGACTTTGGGCCGGTCTATTTTGTGGGGTGGAGTGGGTTTTTGGGGTGCCAGCCTATTTTTTGAGACTTAGGTCAGCTTCCAAAGGAGGGGTGAACTTGCTCTTAAGTCCTTTCAACTTTCAGTCTAATTTTGAGCTCGTTTGAAAtgcttttgtaaaaatgctACTGATTTCGAAAAGAAGAACGTGGCAAGTGTatatttcataaacataaaaCACTCAACATGTTTTTTATGTGCCTATAAATATGTTTAATATTTTGTGTCAAACATGATCAGAAactcttttaattattttatagaAATTCCGAATATACCTAAGTTTCATTTCATCTTAACTTCTTCTCGAAACTCAGCTACCAGACTTCCAAatcttcattagttttctttttgtatacCACATTTTGTTGACGTATATGCTCTTAAAGTTGATCATGTGCACTGCACATTAAGAAATTGACAAAAGATCGTGGCGAAATGGAATTGACCGTTTGGAGATATTGGCACGAATTGAAATTTAGAGAGctcaaaaccaaattaaaagtttGGGGAGTAAATTAAAACAGTCACATTGTTaaaagggacactttggatgcggtctctaactatcaatattctttgattgaaaccttgttagtttttagtttttgattgaggtccctgatattaatgtaataatgtaagttactatatttttttaattaaaaattaaaaattgaaatttgtaattgtttaattaatgagattttaaataaaacccataatttatgggattaaaaataataaaatataaattatactctctattatattgtgtgtgtgtgtgtatatatatacatatatgtatgggtacattaaccaaaattaacaaaaaaagttattgtaccaaaacatggatacattctcaaatcaacgaaaaagaatgtacccatataagtttaaacatggattaaaaaatttgaatggattttgtttgtaccatacttgactaatcccgaaactactgagcaccggtcaacgttataccgtcaaggacccagaagagtttcccttcaaccagaaggccaatcacaacgcgacacgtgtcgacatcagaagccaatcacagcacgacacgtgtcaacatcagaagccaatcacaacacgacatgtgtcaatattagaacaaaactagaaactctctactataaatagggatcattctcccacaataatctctaatgtcattttgtactaaactattcactagaactcactaaaccagagcttgaacctatgtatttgtgtaaacccttcacaattaatgagaactcctctactccgtggacgtagccaatctgggtgaaccacgtacatcctgtgtttgcttctctgtctctattcatttacgtacttatcctcactagtgaccgaagcaaccaagcgaaggtcacaaaacctgacactttctgttgtaccaaagtcctcgctgattttgtgcatcaacatttggcgccgtctgtgggaaacgacacttattcccactctcttcagctttgtcaagctggtttccaccgttcgtacactctcttttggccaagcatctctctccgatatggggagcgaaagaagccacagcacacagaatgacacccctgctggacctagtatgaagcaacgaaagcagaaaggaaatagagttactcttcaagctaaagtcgatgagctagaggttcagaacaacaagatagcgatgaagaatgaagtcctccaggaacaatatgaaaaacttttcgagatgcttcacgaggctaggcaggctcaaacacacaagctcgtcgcccctgtcgaggtcaacaatcaactgaatgccccccaacacggagggtcgccGATATCCgacacggacatccctgatagggatcgagctacacatcaatgtgataatcaacatgagacttctctcaacccagctgcttcaacccgaagcaggagaagtagaggaaaacacctcctcacagagggtgtggaaggatcaaaagctgtctatcgcgattgtcgagacttcctaaagcaacgtcgagagaatcccatccacataagctcgaagatcaatgacccaagggtttctgaaagactcggtcctcttccacgacccaggccagccgcCAATCTagagaaggggcaacaagtcccagaagaataTGAAGGTACTGGGGACTCGGAAAcattccgacatactcactctaaAAGTCAGTGTGGCGAGTCCAGAGAAAGatcacgctatcttgatcaaactttcctacttccaagaggcgatggggacttaaagaagaaaacttcagtggtgcacgactccgctcaggacccccttgtcctgcagctccttgaggaagtaaacaagctgaaggctgaacgtcaagccgagatacctgactggaaccaacccaggcctggccctctcacaagaaggatcctcaacactcccctccaagcgaagacaaagcagaagcttgacttacagctctatactggaagggaagacccgattgaacaccttaacctctttgagtccaccatggtataccggggacacaccgacgaagaacggtgccttctcttcccctccaccctctctggcggagctttaaactggtattgccgtcttccacctgagacagtagactcatttgaagagttgagaaagctgtttgtctctcaacacatcttccagaccgatcgcttgcattccacatatgacttgtacactattcaccagaagccggacgagtcattacgaaagtacgctggccgcttcagccatgagtattctcgctgcgctgaggcagatgacaagaccgccctcaaggctttcactgcaggcttacgtgactgtttcttcaagtacatgatcaatgccaacacttggaagacttactctgaggtgatgacacaggcttacaaccatgcctccgccgaggcaaggacatatcaagggaaaccccctacagtcaccccttatcagcaagtagggagtggaggccagatccaaccgaatgaaaagacctcaacctttcaaatggtagcagcacaccccctgcctcatttaatgcttcgccaagtcagcagacatatcaatctcagggcaaaaggaaggacttccatcctcaccaatctcattttaataaaaagaataaggggcactatcgcgataactcaggatatcgtcacaataatgcccgcccccaggcagtcaacgcagtgggccaatcacgtgtcaagacaggccctaccccgaggtatgagacatacacctcTTTGAATTCTACATGTGCtgccatctaccccagtatagctcacctgataccaaagccaaagccaagacagctgataggatcatatttatatatatttttacttcaaattcactcgtcttttcttagttagttccttatatttttgagctatttacgttatttttgtgtttataagaTCTGTtatgtaaagaaaacaaaaatagcacaaataagatctatttacgttattttcaTGACTGCTTTCTTTTATTTGCTATTGTCAATTTGCTGAGTTATGTTTtccatatatttattttaagcaCCACATGATTTCAGGTTAGTGCTTGCTTGCACACTGGAAAACTTGCTGCCTTGGTAATTTTGGTCTCTGGAGGAATTGTATTACAAATTTTGGCAGTGTGGTTGGTGAAgcaaatagaaaacaaaaagaataagCTGATGGGGCAGAAAGGAGAGCACATACAAAGGTGGAAGGCTGCTTTGCAGCGTGGTGATagtggaagaaagaaaaaaataatataagctGCAAGTGCAGCATGGTAGGTGAGTTTTGCGTGGAAGCGTAGGGAATAAAGAAAAGCAGCAAAGCTGCTTGGGGGGGGCTCGGCATTtttgtgcagtgtgtgtgtgctgccctttgggcagtaCCTGGAGGCCTCAGCAGAGAAGGtacaagctgcctttgcagctgggCAGTACCGA includes the following:
- the LOC126598794 gene encoding probable calcium-binding protein CML27, yielding MATNGAPTSTGPKPVVTDEVQKVFKSFDANGDGKISVNELGNVLKALGSNVSGDELKRVMVDLDTDNDGFICLDEFNAFWVAGSKDGGAAELKDAFDLYDQDRNGLISTNELHLVLSRLNMACTVEDCNRMIKSVDTDGDGNVNFEEFKKMMGHSVSTN